The Rhodanobacteraceae bacterium genomic sequence GAAGTCCCGCGCGTGCTGATTGGCTACACCTGGTACGGCGCCAGCCGCCAGCGCAGCCACGTCAACACCGCGTGCAAGTTGCTGTTGATGGGCCACGCGTTCGACACGCTCGGTTGCGCCGCGGTGGGTTGGGAAACCGACCACCTCAACACGCGCTCGCAGCAGGCGGTCGAGCGGCTCGGCGCGCACCGCGATGGCGTATTGCGCGCGCACAAGTTGCGCCACGATGGCACGATCCGCGACAGCGTCGAATACAGCATGCTGGCGTCGGAATGGCCGTCCGCGCGCAGCGCGCTTGCGGCGAAGCTGCGACGCTGAAGCGTTCGCCGGTCAGATCAGCGGCGTGATGTTGTTGTCGAGGCCGAGCAGCGCCTTGCCGTAGATTTCCTCGCACACCGGCGGCAGCACCAGCGCGTGGCGCGCGGCGGTGTTGGCGTCGCGCCAGATCCGTTGCAACGGGTTGGCATCGGCGAAGGCGCCGGCGCCGTAGGCCGAGATCAGCGTGTTGATCGATTCGGTGACCAGCTTGCCGATGTAGCCGGCGCTGGCGCGGGCGCGCGCCCGGGTGGTCAGGTCCATGCGCTGGCCGCGTGCGGCGAAGGCGTCGATGTCGTCGGCGATGCGGTGCGCGTGCAGGTGCGCGCTGTCGATGCGCAGGGCGGCGTCCGCGATCTGCATCTGGAACGCCGGCGAGTCGGCTTCGCGCTGGTAGATCGTGTACGGAATGTTGCGGCGCCCGGCGACCGCGATCGTGTGTTGCAGGGCCGCGCGTGCCAGGCCGAGCTGCGGACCCAGCAGCGCCAGCACCATCATCGGCACGCAGGCCGCACGGTACAGCGGCTCGTCCGGATGCGTGTTCGGGATCGTCCCGGCGATCGCCTGCCGCAGCGACATCAGCCGGTGCGCCGGAATGAACAGGTCCTCGGCGACCAGGCAGTTGCTGCCGGTGCCCTTCATGCCGGACGCGTACCAGGTGTTTTCGATCGTGAGTTCGCGCATCGGCGCGAAACCGAGCCAGTGGTCGACCACCCGCGCCTGCGCGTCGCGCTCCAGCACGCCCAGCATGGCCCAGCTTGCGTGCAGCGAGCCCGACGCCCAGTACCACTTGCCGGAAACCCGCACGCCGCCGTCTTCGCGACGCATGTCCTCGCTCGGCGCGAAAACGCCGGCGATGCGTGCGTCCGGATCGTCGCCGAAGATTTCCGCGCGCGCCTGGTCGCCCAGCATCCCGGCGAACCACGCGGCGTTCGTCAGCAGGCTCAACACCCACGCCGTCGAGCCGCAGGATTCCGCGGTCAGCGCCACCACGTCCAGCCAGGTGCGTGCGTCGATCTCGTAACCGCCGCAGCGCTTGGGCGTCAGCATCCGGAACAGGCCGGCGTCGCGCAGGGCTTCGATGTTGGCGTCGGCAATCCGGCGCTCGCGTTCGGTTTCCGCGGCGTGTTCGGCCAGCAGCGGCTGCAGCGACTTGGCTGTCGCGACGAGCCGCTCGCGCAACAGGCGCGTCTGGTCGCCAGAGCGTTTGGCAGGCGGACGCAGCGACGCGCCCATCACCAGCCGTCCACCGCGTTCCACTGCACCATCGGGTCGTGCGCGTGGATTTGCTTGTAGCGGCCCGAATAGAAGATCAGCGGTTGCGCCTCGGGGCCGTGCGCGAGGTGTTCGATCTCGGCGATGTACAGCAGGTGATCGCCGGCCGGATGGACGTCCACCACGCGCGCCACGATGTGCGCGAGGCTGCCCTCCAGCAGCGGCGTGCCGGCGTGGTCGAGGAAGCGCGCGTCGGCATCGGGTTCGGGCTGGTTGGCGAAATGCGGCCCCAGCTTGCGCTGCTGCTCGGAAAGGATGTTGATGCCGCAGCGGCTGCCGACGCGCACGTGCTCGACGAAACTCGACGCCTTGCGCACCGACACCAGCACCAGCGGCGGGTCCATCGACACCGACAGGAAGGCATTCACAGTCATGCCGGCGGGCTTGCCTTCGCGGATGAAGCTGACCACGGTCACCCCGGTCGCGAAGCGGCCCATCACCCGCCGGAACAACTGCGGGTCGATCTTGCTCGACGACTTGCTGGCAACCGTCACGGATGATCCGCCTGAAAACATGCTGCAAGAATAACGACGACGCCCGCAGCGCGGTGCGCGGGTTCGCGCGGGCAGCCGCCATGCGCGGCGCGCAGCACCGCACATCGGACGACACAAGGTGCAAACAGGAGGATCAAGTGTTCTTGCGACTGAACAGGAACCCGTAATATTTTTCCACGCGGCACTCCGGGTGGAACGGGATCTCGCATTCCCGGTCCGGTTGATCCCACTGGTCGCGTACCGCGTAACCCAAGTCCTGCATTTGCGCCACGAATTCCGGGCGGGCGGCGATGCCGTAGACGCAGTACAACGCGCCCATGTTCTGGATCGTGTAGAACCCGCGCTCGGGATGCAGCGGCAACACGGTGATCAGGACGTGCC encodes the following:
- a CDS encoding N-acetylglutamate synthase — encoded protein: MLEPITLENDRVRLEPLTLDHVPGLEAAAADGELWNLRVTYVPSPGAMRAWVEKALAMQAAGASLPFAVRDKRDGAIAGSTRYYDFNAEVPRVLIGYTWYGASRQRSHVNTACKLLLMGHAFDTLGCAAVGWETDHLNTRSQQAVERLGAHRDGVLRAHKLRHDGTIRDSVEYSMLASEWPSARSALAAKLRR
- a CDS encoding Nitrilotriacetate monooxygenase component B, translating into MTVASKSSSKIDPQLFRRVMGRFATGVTVVSFIREGKPAGMTVNAFLSVSMDPPLVLVSVRKASSFVEHVRVGSRCGINILSEQQRKLGPHFANQPEPDADARFLDHAGTPLLEGSLAHIVARVVDVHPAGDHLLYIAEIEHLAHGPEAQPLIFYSGRYKQIHAHDPMVQWNAVDGW